In Onthophagus taurus isolate NC chromosome 6, IU_Otau_3.0, whole genome shotgun sequence, a genomic segment contains:
- the LOC111418795 gene encoding putative leucine-rich repeat-containing protein DDB_G0290503, with translation MTSMSNLFVFKTAKQFSTFIQEINTLKEVIRCPMCGELVEDPLCASCNHTFCSQCVSICNNNKCPICKTTIKQVPINNYIKNLLAWLRKVDTQLKTTFNCDIFNLNYDEITLIFNKNFLKDSKDVVDSTSSVSTFDKLLNSVSLNHRKSKSVKKYIKKGNNKLNLESVKVDGSLSRKGEFKQDVFKWLESTKNNFDRLLTQTQDAINEDSEDFLSLPSVSQKITQKKCTGRSKSFEIKPKGHVMKLRRRSNQELNHSDKEEVVRLLEEECLDRIEMDLNQKPVNKTSNSKSGWKRMKKMNKISNKNKGKLPELNVTLTSPSDNKENINKKLTPNQVIRDEKIYKNRICFERPNINRKKRKLNDLNDSSVISLNKRILIDQSTQTLFSITSTSIQTESIPEIKKKMRDVDTQTDPNDFNKENKLKNISIQTITFDTTKNVCTIETQTDIDDDIFEIKTQPIIIKKPSQKINNETPQNSALIVSLTNPKIHSKEECEERIAEMLKNYKRIVQVDSDSDTDDQNKPTNNKSNKSNKLKNKYIMDDLSVEIMSENIDSTKSSENLTLKNSNKVDYDRYYQNVMKKYENNDANNEPSTSKKKTESQNVYERCDAMIKNIVNKSQADNERKPSVKSSNKENIETTDLEIIEEFSKAFTTPQTITNKSQSDHDVLPCTEAMMENIDVEELERCFDLKENNRSNVSLEKEIGKSENKGIDEEKQSSNVVILQNVLMKKGRGNETVVEEEDHASAHSDDLFNNTDDEVQVVQYDEDVVQDSPKKVTNGGLEKSYRQQLFKTKKTNLPPPIDSPNLIPSSLDLKAFFDQTFTPPIDFQDATEKVKDATNPSPDETNLVINDSNSEDDVTIIPNKDSSPKNKDNNDVVDLCSINFNDFEEPMSIPKARDKNTSKNNANKDINLSITESELLLLVESENINSESFQHVITSTQNSIKRKKFESLEISPIRSEKRKRNSLDLINKSKCSPLSIVVSQKPSMPESRFLSSRKQKSILSFVKPDKIDKNATIVSIGSSPSSSLTPTPYVCCTRLNREQLKFVVELTKKKLIKYSNNFTSNITHIICTTNENNYIHDHTMKLLKAIAYGKWVVNVKWIQDCLAHDKIMPEEDYEALDMSGEPGPKISRLHLTEKLLKGFKIYLEPPFASASKEEVEELITVLSGEVLTSFQDLFGEEGIRLIVAESNGTQDDYKFEEWSRKYKVFVVDIEWLSRSIGQYKLVSLRPFGLCSDDNIHQMGYPRNLTIEASFSYTQNAVAINK, from the exons ATGACAAgtatgtcaaatttatttgtttttaaaaccgCAAAACAATTTAGTACCTTTATTCAAGAAATAAACACTCTCAAAGAAGTGATACGATGTCCTATGTG tggaGAATTGGTTGAAGATCCTTTATGCGCTTCGTGTAATCACACTTTTTGTTCACAATGCGTTTCAAtttgcaataataataaatgtccGATTTGTAAAACTACAATCAAACAAGTTCCAATTAacaattacattaaaaatttattggcaTGGCTTCGGAAAGTAGACACtcaattaaaaacaacttttaattgcgatatttttaatttaaattacgaTGAAATTACATTGatatttaataagaatttcTTAAAGGATTCAAAAGATGTTGTTGACTCAACGAGCAGTGTTTCTACTTTTGATAAACTTCTTAATTCAGTTTCGTTAAATCATCGTAAAAGTAAATCAGTTAaaaagtatattaaaaaaggtaataataaactaaatcTTGAGTCAGTTAAAGTCGATGGGTCTTTATCGAGGAAAGGCGAGTTTAAACAAGACGTTTTTAAGTGGTTAGaaagtacaaaaaataattttgatcgTTTATTAACACAAACTCAAGATGCTATTAATGAAGATTCAgaagattttttaagtttaccGTCTGTTTCACAAAagataactcaaaaaaaatgCACAGGGCGttcaaaatcatttgaaataaAGCCAAAAGGTCATGTTATGAAATTGAGAAGGCGTTCAAATCAAGAATTAAATCATTCAGATAAAGAAGAAGTTGTAAGATTATTGGAGGAAGAATGTCTTGATCGTATTGAAATGGATTTGAATCAAAAACCAGTGAATAAAACCAGTAATAGTAAAAGTGGTTGgaaaagaatgaaaaaaatgaacaaaatttctaataaaaataaaggtaaATTACCGGAATTAAATGTTACTTTAACATCACCCTcagataataaagaaaatattaataaaaagctTACACCTAATCAAGTAATTAGGGAtgagaaaatttataaaaatcgaatttgttttgaaagacccaatattaacagaaagaaacgcaaattaaatgatttaaatgatAGTTCTGTAATATCTTTAAATAAGCGCATATTAATTGATCAAAGCACACAAACTTTATTCTCCATCACCTCTACATCCATTCAAACCGAATCGATTccagaaattaagaaaaaaatgcgtGATGTTGATACTCAAACTGACCCAAACGATttcaataaagaaaataaattaaaaaatatatcaatacAAACAATTACTTTTGATACAACTAAAAATGTCTGTACAATTGAAACCCAAACTGATATTGAtgatgatatttttgaaattaaaactcaaccaattataataaaaaaaccatCTCAGAAAATTAATAACGAAACCCCTCAAAATTCTGCTTTAATTGTTTCATTAACAAATCCAAAAATTCATTCGAAAGAAGAATGCGAAGAACGTATTGCTGAAATGTTAAAGAATTATAAACGAATTGTTCAAGTCGACTCAGATAGCGACACTGACGATCAAAATAAACCCACTAATAATAAGagcaataaaagtaataaactaaaaaataaatacatcatGGACGATTTATCAGTTGAAATAATGTCTGAGAATATCGATAGTACGAAATCAAGCGagaatttaacattaaaaaattcaaacaaaGTCGATTACGATCGATATTATCAAAACGTTAtgaaaaaatacgaaaataatgATGCTAATAACGAACCTTCGACGTCTAAGAAAAAAACTGAATCACAAAATGTATACGAAAGATGCGACGctatgattaaaaatatcgttAATAAATCACAAGCCGATAATGAACGTAAACCTAGCGTTAAAAGtagtaataaagaaaatattgagacAACTGATTtagaaattattgaagaatttAGTAAAGCATTTACAACACCACAaactataacaaataaatcgCAAAGTGATCACGATGTTTTGCCTTGTACAGAAGCTATGATGGAGAATATTGATGTGGAAGAATTGGAAAggtgttttgatttaaaagaaaataatcgtTCCAATGTTTCTTTGGAGAAAGAGATAGGGAAGAGTGAAAATAAAGGCATTGACGAGGAAAAACAAAGTTCTAATGttgttattttacaaaatgtttTGATGAAAAAGGGAAGAGGGAATGAAACGGTTGTTGAAGAGGAAGATCATGCGAGTGCTCATAGTGacgatttatttaataatacagaTGATGAAGTTCAAGTTGTTCAATATGATGAGGATGTTGTTCAAGATTCACCAAAGAAGGTGACAAATGGAGGTTTAGAAaa GTCGTATCGTCAACAATTattcaaaactaaaaaaacaaacctACCACCGCCAATAGACTCCCCAAATTTAATACCTTCATCATTGGATCTAAAAGCGTTTTTCGATCAAACATTTACGCCTCCAATCGATTTTCAAGATGCAACTGAAAAGGTAAAGGATGCAACCAACCCTTCTCCTGACGAAACGAATTTAGTAATAAACGACTCTAATTCAGAAGATGATGTAACTATAATACCTAATAAAGATTCATCCCCAAAAAATAAAGACAACAACGACGTGGTTGACCTTTgctcaataaattttaacgattttgaGGAACCAATGTCTATTCCAAAAGCACGTGATAAAAATACGAGTAAAAACAATGCAAATAAGGACATAAACTTAAGTATAACTGAAAGCGAACTGCTGCTATTAGTAGAATCTGAAAATATAAATAGCGAATCTTTCCAACATGTTATTACAAGTACACAAAATAGcattaaaaggaaaaaatttgaatcatTGGAAATATCACCGATTCGAAgcgaaaaaagaaaacgaaattccttagatttaattaataaatcgaaatGTTCACCTTTAAGTATTGTAGTTTCTCAAAAACCCTCAATGCCTGAAAGTCGGTTTTTATCGTCGCGTAAACAAAAAAGTATTCTTAGTTTTGTTAAACCAgataaaatcgataaaaacgCAACTATTGTCTCAATAGGATCTTCGCCGTCTTCATCACTTACACCAACACCATACGTTTGTTGTACTCGTTTAAATAGAGAACAATTGAAGTTCGTTgtagaattaacaaaaaagaaattaatcaaatacaGCAATAATTTTACTTCGAATATAACTCATATCATTTGTACGACGAATGAGAATAATTATATTCATGACCATACTATGAAATTATTGAAAGCAATTGCTTATGGAAAGTGGGTTGTTAATGTTAAATGGATTCAAGATTGTTTAGCACATGACAAAATTATGCCGGAGGAAGATTACGAAGCTTTAGATATGTCTGGCGAACCAGGACCGAAAATTTCGCGGTTACATTTAACCGAGAAATTATTGAaaggatttaaaatttatttggaaCCTCCGTTCGCCTCGGCGAGTAAAGAAGAAGTTGAGGAATTGATAACTGTTTTGAGCGGGGAAGTTTTGACGAGTTTTCAAGATTTATTTGGCGAGGAAGGAATTCGGTTGATTGTTGCAGAATCTAATGGGACGCAAGATGATTATAAATTTGAAG AATGGAGTAGAAAATACAAAGTGTTTGTTGTTGATATCGAATGGTTAAGTCGTTCAATTGGACAATACAAATTGGTTAGTTTAAGACCATTCGGGTTATGTTCCGATGATAACATTCATCAAATGGGTTACCCAAGAAATTTGACGATTGAAGCATCTTTTAGTTACACACAAAACGCTGTGGCcattaataagtaa